The Phragmites australis chromosome 1, lpPhrAust1.1, whole genome shotgun sequence genomic interval GTCGATTTTGTTTCAATCTGGCACTCTGCTGAGGAAGCTTCAGGTTTGCACTGGCATTGTTAACTCCTACTGCTTATACTTTTTCATGATAACACTAACATTTCTCACAATTTCTGCAGATGATATATCAGTCCATGGACCAATGACTCAATCCCAATTCCTGGGTTCTCTTGGTATCAACTTCAGGGTGGAAGCTCTCTTGCAAAATTGCACAGAGGAGCAGGCCGAACCTTTGAGAACGGGCTACTGGCGTCTAGTTGGAGATGGGGAAGCCCCGTTCTGGGAAGGTCCAGATGACCAGACGCCTATTGGCATGGGCACTAGGTACTTGGCCATGGCCATTGTCAACAAGAAGCAGGGCACACCCGTTCCATTTGAGTGAAAAACAGACATACCTTTCCTTGTGCAGTCTGTTCACCAGTGACAAAATAACTGGACTCTCTTGTAACCACCGTTGCATTTTTTGAGGAATTTTGACGACAGAGTCCAGAGAAGCGTGATTTGGCTCAACTTTGTTGTAATACACTCAATACATTGACTCATCAACTTGTGTCTTTTTTGAAGCAAATATGTGTTTCTACCTACTGAGTGGAGTGCAAAGGATTCATTGGGTTGACCTCTTATCATTATAATGTTTTTCTCTTGACAAAAGGTATAGCTGTATGTCAGCTTCTGCCATCAAGTGTGCAGCCTTGAGACAAGCGCGTTGTACATTTTAGCCTGCAGAGTCAGCATGTTTAGATGGTATGGTGACCTTTGTTTTGTACTCCACTTTGTTGTTACTTTGTGTCAGCTGGTCTCTGAAGGGGCTATAGATTAGGATTGACCCTTTTACCCGTGTAACGCGGCAGCTTTGCTTGCCTCCCGTGTTTATCATTTTGAGCGAAGCATTCAGCACCTGTCGATGCATATCACCAACCAGTCAAGTCATCAAGTCAAATATGTATACTAAATTCACTTCAAAGTCTGCAAAATTCCGGTCAATTTAGTATTTGTTCGATACCAACTACGCATACTCTTTGACATCGTGAAACAAAAGGCGCcgtaaatataaaaatacacaTTACCATTGCGTAATCTTCACTCTTCAGTACTGCTCAATTACTGACTGGCACGTAATATGTGCAGTTGATCTCTTCAACCAGCAGGCAGCAGCTGTCGGAATCCATCTACGCGGTGCTTGTCGTCGGTAAAAGATGGAAAGGGGACTAGTCGATTATTTGACAACGCAGATAAAAGCGAAGTGAAAAGGAGAACTGAAAACGGCCTGAACCCGTCCACGGGCGAAAAGCGCATCAACTGGACCATCACTAGAATGGTATTCTATGCTGAACGTCATGACTTAACTGACCATTGTTCACCTAAACAACGTCTGCGTCACTCACCCGTGTGAGGTTACATTCTTTCCTTCCACATCCAAAACTAGACCAATAGTAATCGATAATATCACTGCGAACATAGCGCGGCACTATGGCCCTGCCATCTTGGTCCAACTAGTAAGGCATCCGATGGTTTCAGTTGGTGTTGGATGTCTACACCCAAATTACATCGCAATTGTAACATCCGAGTGTAGCGAGTTTAGGAAtgcaagtttttatttttattttttgggttATTAGGTTTTgacccaaaattcaaaaaagtaaaataaagaTTTACTCTCACCTaattatattaagaaaaaaataaattaagtggTGACTCACAACTATATACACTTGTATCCTGAGCGAGTTTCTTGAAAGGTGCAACAGGAGGCACCCTCTTGCAGTACTCTGCATCATTAGTGTGCGCAGTAGTGTATGTTTTTTGCATCTTACTACCTCCGTTCTTAAATAGATATCGTCTTAGAATGCGTGTAatcaaattttagaaactttgataactaatatacacaaaactattagaatttggcacaataaaataataataataaatttatcataaaaaatatttcgatatcatctaatttttactAAGAGGTAGCTATCAAAAATAATTGTCAAACATATTTATTAGAGATCGTATCGATATCTTAAATAATAAGTAAAAGATAACATAGATATAACTTATAATCCACCGGTTGTTGTTGGGATTTGATCCCCGTCCTCCCCACCTAATGTACCCGCTCTAACCAACTCTACTTGGGTCCCGATAGGGGCCCCACATGTCGAGATCCCAAGTCATCAGATCACATTCCCTTTCTATCGTGTTCTTTCTCCGCCGTGCCGGGGAACACCGGACTGAAATGTCAATCTCGCCTTTGGAAGAAAACAGAGCACCAACCGAAAGCCACTGTAGCCGCAGGGGGGGTACAGATCCAGGGCGCCATTTTTGTCACCGCGGCGAGGCCCACCGGTGTCCTCCTGCTCCCTCTTGCCGACACTCCCGGGGGACAGATTCCAATCCCATCCGTTGCCCGCGACAGCGACGGCCAACCCCGAAGCTCCCCAGTCCCCACCCAAAAACACGGACAAGAGCAGCATCCATAAAGCTCAGAGCACAGGTTGAACAATGTCTGAAACCATCCATCCATTGATCTCATCCATGTTTCATCCACGCGTGCCAACAATTACAATCGATCAGGGAGACAATTCAGAATTCAGAAGCATGGCCCTGCTACTAGAGACTACTACTACTACAACTACATACCCAGAATATACATCCCAGCTTCTTCCAGAAGCAAAAGAAGAGCATGACAGAGAAAGGCACTGCTAATTAGTGCTACTAACAGTGTAGCGCCAAAAGAACAGCTGATAGGCAGAGCAGGAACCACAATGGATTGGCTAAATGTCCATTCTTCGCTTGCTTTGTTAGATGCTACTTCTTGGGTCGGTTAGGATCTGGTAAGGTAGGCGAACCGACTGATCAGGACAAAGCGATCCCGGGTCCTAGCTCAGGAGCAAAGCCGTGTGGCGGCGGCATCTGATCCTCCCACACCAAACCGACCTCGTACTCTGGAACATACCCCTGCGAATCACACATGTAGGTTTCACTAAGCCGTGACAAACTGTGAACTTCATGGGTCAAAATAGGAAGCAGAGGCTGGGATTTTACCTCAAGCTTCAGAACGAGCTCCTTCGCCGTAGGAGCTGAAATGATGATGCGTCGGGCGTCTTCTTTTATGAATCCTTCATTGACTGCCATGTCAATGAAGGATAGGAACGGATCGTAGAACCCATCGACGTTCAGGAGACCAACCTGGTAAATGGTTACAATCAGTCAGACACAGAATTCCCTGAGGTAGATGGTTAATACTTcgagaaaaataattttctataattttccCACAGCAGCGCAAGGAAAGATTATAAGGTTATAGGATTCGAAATCATTGATGCTTAATACCTTATTCCTTGACAAAAAGGATTCATGTAGGACCAATAATCTCAGTTGATATAGTACTGCAATATTTTACAAATTTGGTGGGGCCCGTCAAGCTCCAATAATAGTAATGGGTGACGAATCAAAGTAGATAACTATTGTTCAAATATTTCATTTGTATATCATTTCTGACTCACTAAGCAATTGTTTAGAGAGGTTGCCAACTACACATTCCTTTTGAATGCAAAGTTTGACTGGTACAAGATCCTCCAAAGATCACTCTATTAGTTGTGTTGGAATATTCATAAGGTATTAAGTGTATCTTATTAAGCGCAGGTCGCATGCTCCCCAAAGTATGCTCTAATTAACACCTGTGGATGGTAGACTAACTAAACTAAGCTAATAATTCAATAGTTTGTCATTAGACATCCGAAACCCCAGCCAGTCACATGGGTGCACCGTGCACCACGAAGCCATGATCAAGGCAAGATGTTCGCACAAGATCACAATATCTCTAATCTAACGACTTTGTGACAAACTAATTGGCTACAGAAATAGTGCGACAAAAAGAATTCTGAAACTTGGAGGCACTACACATGATCCTAAATTATTGCGCTTGCATAAGTTTTGACTTTGATCCAACAAGGTATCAGAATTAGTTCTTACCGGTTTGTTATGGATTCCTAGTTGTGCCCACGTGATGACCTCAAGCAGTTCTTCCAGAGTCCCGTAGCCGCCTGTAACACAAGGGAGCGTGTCAAAATTTGCATACCAGAACCATCAATTCACAGGAAAGATGTGGAGTAGCTAAACAAGATCATACCAGGTAATGCTATGAAAGCATCAGCAAACCGAGCCATTTCGGCCTTCCTCTCATGCATGCCGGAGACAGCTCTTACTTCCCCAACAGGCTCACCAGTTACCTACAGAAGTAGAACCCTGAAAATTTAAGCATCCGACACTCTTTGGCATACCTAAATACTCCATTAAAATTAGCAATGCAGTACTAATCCGTGGATAGATATGAATGGATGTTTAGGGCATGTCAATGTATCACGGAAATGGTAATGCGTGAGCTCATCCTCCTTATTAGAACACAACAAAGACTAGTTCCACATAATGCACCAGTCAAAGCCGACCAAGACGATTCAGATTCACACAGGACCAATTATACTTTCAACATAAAAATGTACGAGTACAGCGAAAGAAGTGAAGAATTTAACCAGTTACCAAGTGCAATCCAGTAAAAAACTTCAGAGCAAGCAAGTGCAAGAGTACAATTAAAGATTAAAGCCTGAATATCTACTAGTATTTAAGTGCATCATACAATGTGGTAGGTCAGGGACATTAGATTCATGTGATGGATATAAATGTATCATGTCCCC includes:
- the LOC133915019 gene encoding cytokinin riboside 5'-monophosphate phosphoribohydrolase LOG; translation: MAMEAAVAEKSGGAGAAGAGAAAAAQAGSGAVGGERRSRFRRICVYCGSAKGRKPSYQDAAVELGKELVERGIDLVYGGGSIGLMGLVSHAVHDGGRHVIGVIPRSLMPREVTGEPVGEVRAVSGMHERKAEMARFADAFIALPGGYGTLEELLEVITWAQLGIHNKPVGLLNVDGFYDPFLSFIDMAVNEGFIKEDARRIIISAPTAKELVLKLEGYVPEYEVGLVWEDQMPPPHGFAPELGPGIALS